One window of Candidatus Mycobacterium wuenschmannii genomic DNA carries:
- a CDS encoding MlaE family ABC transporter permease, whose protein sequence is MSTAAVVRARYPRTVARVNHYGGGAIRGINRAGQLTRFSVNSAWSTGWALRRYRRETLRLIAQIGMGTGAMAVVGGTAAIVGFVTLSGGSLIAIQGFASLGNIGVEAFTGFFAALANVRDVTAVVTGVALAATVGAGATAELGAMRISEEIDALEVMGIKSVAFLVSTRLMAGLVVVVPLYAMALVMSFLSGQVVTTLFYGQSAGTYEHYFRTFLRTEDVFWSGGEVIVMAVIVMITHCYYGYTASGGPVGVGEAVGRSMRFSLVSTVIVVLLTSLALYGVDPNFNLTV, encoded by the coding sequence ATGTCGACCGCTGCCGTCGTTCGCGCGCGCTACCCGCGCACGGTAGCCCGGGTCAATCACTATGGCGGCGGTGCGATCCGGGGCATCAACAGAGCCGGGCAGCTCACCCGGTTCTCGGTCAACAGTGCGTGGTCGACGGGGTGGGCGCTGCGCCGCTACCGTCGCGAGACGCTGCGCCTGATCGCACAGATCGGCATGGGCACCGGAGCGATGGCCGTCGTCGGCGGAACCGCCGCGATCGTGGGATTTGTGACGCTGTCCGGTGGTTCGCTGATCGCCATCCAGGGGTTCGCATCGCTGGGCAACATCGGCGTCGAGGCGTTCACCGGGTTCTTCGCCGCCCTGGCCAACGTGCGGGACGTCACCGCGGTGGTGACCGGCGTTGCGCTGGCCGCGACCGTGGGTGCCGGCGCCACCGCGGAACTGGGCGCGATGCGGATCAGCGAAGAGATCGATGCGCTCGAAGTCATGGGCATTAAGTCGGTGGCATTCCTGGTCTCGACCCGACTGATGGCCGGACTGGTAGTGGTCGTACCGCTTTACGCGATGGCACTGGTGATGTCGTTTCTGTCCGGACAGGTTGTCACGACACTGTTTTACGGTCAGTCGGCCGGCACCTACGAGCATTACTTCCGCACATTCCTGCGCACCGAGGACGTGTTCTGGTCCGGTGGCGAGGTCATCGTGATGGCGGTGATCGTGATGATCACGCATTGCTACTACGGCTACACCGCCAGTGGCGGGCCGGTGGGCGTCGGTGAGGCGGTCGGCCGGTCGATGCGTTTCTCGTTGGTGTCCACCGTGATCGTCGTCCTGCTGACGTCGCTGGCGCTGTACGGCGTCGACCCGAACTTCAATCTGACGGTGTGA
- a CDS encoding MCE family protein, with translation MATKERKVQTWPDTAAGIGLFVACAVLLALIYGQFRGDFTPKTTLTMLAARAGLVMDQGSKVTYNGVSIGRVAGISEVEHRGKPAARFTLDVDPEFVDLIPSNVVAKIQATTVFGNKYVSFTSPKDPSPQPITSSTVIDATSVTTEFNTVFETIVGLVDNVDPVKVNMTLSAAAQALSGLGDKFGQSIVNGNKILDHVNPRMPLIHHDIRQLAALADTYAKAAPDLFDAIDNAVTTARTLNHHQAELDAALLAAVGFANNANDVFTRSQPYLERLAADLKPTAKLLDTYSPQAFCTIRNFADVAPKVAQLESGNHYAAQLGVSITGSENPYVYPDNLPRVNGRGGPFGKPGCWQPITRDLWPAPYLVMDSGNSIAPYNHFELGQPLANEYVWGRQYGEYTINP, from the coding sequence GTGGCGACGAAAGAGCGTAAGGTCCAGACCTGGCCGGACACTGCCGCTGGTATCGGGCTCTTCGTGGCATGTGCGGTGCTACTTGCCTTGATATACGGGCAGTTTCGCGGCGACTTCACGCCCAAGACCACGCTCACGATGCTCGCTGCGCGCGCCGGCTTGGTGATGGACCAGGGTTCGAAGGTCACCTACAACGGAGTGAGCATCGGCCGGGTGGCCGGCATCTCCGAGGTGGAGCACCGCGGGAAGCCGGCTGCGCGCTTCACCCTCGACGTGGACCCCGAGTTCGTCGACCTCATTCCGAGCAACGTCGTCGCGAAGATCCAGGCCACCACGGTCTTCGGCAACAAGTACGTGTCATTCACTTCGCCGAAAGATCCATCACCGCAACCGATTACGTCATCCACGGTGATCGATGCGACGTCGGTCACGACGGAGTTCAACACGGTCTTCGAGACGATCGTCGGGCTGGTGGACAACGTCGACCCGGTCAAGGTGAACATGACGCTCAGCGCCGCGGCGCAAGCGCTGAGCGGCCTGGGCGACAAGTTCGGCCAGTCGATCGTCAACGGCAACAAGATTCTCGACCACGTCAACCCGCGGATGCCGTTGATCCACCACGACATTCGCCAACTCGCCGCGCTCGCCGACACCTACGCCAAGGCGGCGCCCGACCTCTTCGACGCCATCGACAACGCCGTGACCACCGCCCGCACGCTGAACCATCACCAGGCCGAACTCGACGCGGCACTCCTGGCGGCGGTTGGCTTCGCCAACAACGCGAATGACGTGTTCACGCGCAGCCAGCCCTACCTGGAACGCCTTGCGGCTGACCTGAAGCCGACCGCCAAACTGCTCGACACCTACAGTCCGCAGGCGTTCTGCACCATCCGCAACTTCGCCGACGTCGCCCCCAAGGTCGCACAGCTCGAAAGCGGTAACCACTACGCGGCTCAACTCGGTGTATCGATCACCGGCTCGGAGAATCCGTATGTGTACCCCGACAACCTGCCCAGAGTGAACGGCCGAGGCGGACCATTCGGCAAGCCGGGATGTTGGCAGCCGATCACCCGCGACCTGTGGCCGGCGCCTTACCTGGTGATGGATTCCGGCAACAGCATCGCGCCGTACAACCACTTCGAACTCGGCCAGCCGCTGGCCAACGAGTACGTGTGGGGCCGCCAGTACGGGGAGTACACGATCAACCCATGA
- a CDS encoding MCE family protein: MKMRGTVARLAAVVAVQLFFTAIIVVVFGQIRFDRTNTYAAEFSNASGLRAGQFVRASGVEVGKVKKVDLVEGDKRIRVEFAVDRSVQLYQSTTAQIRYQDLIGNRYLEISRGTGDNAEKTLPPGGFIPLSRTQPALDLDALIGGFKPLFRSLNPQKVNSIASSIITVFQGEGGTINDILDQTAQLTETLAESDQTIGDVIHNLNTVLDTTERHQDQLDSTIDKFEGLITGLKDRASPLADGAAHISNAAGTVADLLADNRALVRNAVTHLETLAGPLYDERERVGDLVGKVPAAFNTIGRAAGIYGDFFNFYLCDLSLKVNGLQPGGPVRSVKLLTQPSGRCTLQ; encoded by the coding sequence ATGAAAATGCGCGGAACCGTCGCCCGGCTCGCTGCGGTCGTGGCTGTCCAATTGTTCTTCACCGCAATCATTGTCGTGGTGTTCGGGCAGATTCGCTTCGACCGCACCAATACCTATGCCGCGGAATTCAGTAACGCCAGCGGGCTGCGGGCGGGCCAGTTCGTCCGAGCCTCCGGCGTGGAGGTCGGCAAAGTCAAGAAGGTGGACCTCGTCGAGGGGGACAAGCGAATTCGAGTCGAGTTCGCGGTCGATCGCTCGGTGCAGCTCTATCAGTCGACCACCGCGCAGATTCGCTACCAGGACCTGATCGGCAACCGCTACCTCGAAATCAGCCGCGGCACCGGTGACAATGCCGAAAAGACGCTGCCGCCAGGCGGATTCATCCCGCTGTCGCGCACCCAGCCGGCGCTCGACCTCGATGCCCTGATCGGCGGCTTCAAGCCGCTATTCCGATCTCTGAATCCGCAGAAGGTCAACTCGATCGCGTCGTCGATCATCACCGTCTTCCAGGGTGAGGGCGGCACCATCAACGACATTCTCGACCAGACAGCGCAATTGACCGAGACTTTGGCCGAGAGCGACCAGACCATCGGCGACGTGATCCACAACCTGAACACCGTGCTGGACACCACGGAACGCCACCAAGACCAACTCGACTCCACCATCGACAAATTCGAGGGTCTTATCACCGGCCTGAAGGATCGAGCCTCCCCGCTTGCCGACGGCGCCGCGCACATCAGTAACGCAGCGGGCACGGTGGCCGACCTGCTCGCCGACAACCGGGCTCTCGTACGTAACGCGGTCACCCATCTGGAAACCCTTGCCGGGCCGCTGTATGACGAACGCGAGCGGGTCGGGGATCTGGTGGGCAAGGTCCCCGCGGCGTTCAACACCATCGGCCGCGCCGCCGGCATCTACGGCGACTTCTTCAACTTCTACCTCTGCGACCTCTCACTCAAGGTCAACGGGTTGCAGCCGGGCGGGCCGGTTCGCTCGGTCAAGCTGCTCACTCAGCCGTCGGGCAGGTGCACGCTGCAATGA
- a CDS encoding MCE family protein, with product MRTLQPANRVRVGTLAIAIVVLVVGVGQSFGSLPVLFATASYYAQFSDSAGVSKGDKVRIVGKDVGTVQDMSIDGDHILMRFTTGTHTIGTESRVSIRTDTLLGKKVLEIEPRGAKVLQPNDVLPLGQSTTPYQVYDAFFDVTNAASGWNIDTVKESLNVLSRTINQTYPHLSAALDGVSKFSDIIGKRDDELKHLLAEARKVAGVLGDRSKQINSLLRNTQTLLAAFNERGKAIAALLANVSAFSTQVQGLINDNPNLHHLLEQLRGVTDVLAQHKNDLVSVLNTLRNYTAALSEAVGSGPYFKVMIGNLLPYQILQPWVDAAFKKRGIDPENFWRSAGLPAFRYPDPNGKRFPNGAPPPAPRVLEGTPDHPGPAVAPGSPCSYAPPAEMSPRPGNPLPCAGVDQNQGPFGPNGPYPILPEVLSLPPNPQGPQPSPGVPDAGLPGAPVPNAPGIPVPLPPKAPPGARRDGFVPTAPLPPAVAPAPSPPPGPGPQLPAPFLTPGGNGG from the coding sequence ATGAGAACACTGCAGCCCGCCAACCGGGTCCGGGTCGGAACGCTGGCCATCGCCATCGTGGTCCTCGTTGTCGGTGTGGGGCAAAGCTTCGGCAGCCTGCCCGTGCTGTTCGCGACCGCGAGCTACTACGCCCAATTCAGTGACTCGGCCGGCGTCAGCAAGGGTGACAAGGTGCGCATCGTCGGCAAAGACGTCGGCACCGTCCAGGACATGTCGATCGACGGCGACCACATCCTGATGAGGTTCACCACCGGCACGCACACGATCGGCACCGAGAGCCGGGTGTCGATTCGTACCGACACCCTGCTGGGCAAGAAGGTTCTCGAGATCGAGCCCCGGGGTGCCAAGGTACTGCAACCGAACGACGTGCTGCCGCTGGGCCAGAGCACCACGCCCTATCAGGTGTACGACGCGTTCTTCGACGTCACCAACGCCGCCTCCGGTTGGAATATCGACACCGTCAAAGAGTCGCTGAATGTGCTGTCGCGCACCATCAATCAGACTTATCCGCACCTGAGTGCCGCGCTCGACGGGGTGTCCAAGTTCTCCGACATCATCGGCAAACGTGACGACGAGCTCAAACACCTGCTGGCCGAGGCCCGCAAGGTTGCGGGTGTCCTCGGCGATCGCAGCAAGCAGATCAACTCCCTGCTGCGCAACACGCAGACCTTGCTCGCCGCGTTCAACGAGCGTGGCAAGGCGATCGCGGCGCTGCTGGCCAACGTGTCGGCATTCTCGACCCAAGTGCAGGGGTTGATCAACGACAACCCGAACCTGCACCACCTGCTCGAGCAGTTACGCGGTGTCACCGACGTTCTGGCACAACACAAGAACGACCTGGTATCCGTGTTGAACACACTGCGCAACTACACCGCGGCACTCAGCGAGGCCGTCGGGTCGGGACCGTATTTCAAGGTGATGATCGGCAACCTGCTGCCGTACCAGATCCTGCAGCCGTGGGTCGACGCGGCATTCAAAAAGCGCGGTATCGATCCCGAAAACTTCTGGCGTAGTGCGGGATTGCCCGCATTCCGATACCCGGACCCGAATGGAAAGCGGTTCCCCAACGGCGCGCCGCCGCCGGCGCCGCGGGTGCTCGAGGGCACCCCGGATCACCCGGGACCCGCCGTGGCGCCCGGTTCACCGTGCTCGTACGCGCCGCCGGCGGAGATGTCGCCGCGACCGGGCAATCCGCTGCCGTGTGCGGGCGTCGACCAGAACCAGGGCCCATTCGGTCCCAACGGGCCATACCCGATTCTGCCGGAGGTACTTTCGTTACCACCCAACCCGCAGGGCCCGCAGCCGTCCCCGGGCGTGCCGGACGCCGGGTTGCCTGGCGCCCCGGTGCCGAACGCGCCGGGCATACCGGTGCCGCTGCCGCCGAAAGCGCCGCCGGGGGCGCGACGGGACGGCTTCGTCCCCACCGCTCCGCTGCCGCCCGCCGTCGCACCCGCGCCGTCGCCGCCACCGGGCCCCGGCCCGCAACTACCGGCTCCATTCCTCACGCCCGGCGGGAACGGGGGATAA
- a CDS encoding virulence factor Mce family protein yields MSTIFDIRKLQLPHVSRTALVVSSIVAIVGLVAGLLGWRLYDKLTNNTVVAYFPAVNALYTGDKVQIMGIRVGAIDKIEPTGDRMKVTFHYRNKYKVPANASAVVLNPTLVASRSIQLEPAYKGGPALANNAVIPIERTQVPVEWDELRNSVTHIIDKFGPSKEQPKGPFGDVIEAFADGLDGKGQQINTTLNSLSNALSTLDEGRGDFFSVLKSLATFVNALHQDDQQFVALNKDLEQLSDNLVSSDQSAANAIRDTDSLLTTAQNFLNENRESLTHDVNNLGDLTTAIMQPEPRDGLETALHILPNMAANVLAIYEPAHGSLSGVAAFTNFANPMEFICSVIQAGSRLGYQDSAELCAQYLAPILDAIKFNYFPYGINLFSAADTLPKNVACSEPRLQPPPGFKDTTVPGIFSPDTQWSHRNSEPGWIVAPGMQGVQVQPATRNLLTAESLGELMGGPDIVPPPAGHTMTGPPNAYDENNPLPPPWYPQPLPSPGPPPPAGLPLGAAEAHP; encoded by the coding sequence ATGAGCACAATCTTCGACATCCGCAAGCTCCAGCTGCCGCACGTGTCGCGCACAGCGTTGGTGGTCAGCTCGATCGTCGCGATCGTGGGACTTGTTGCCGGCCTGCTTGGTTGGCGGCTCTACGACAAACTGACCAACAACACCGTGGTCGCCTACTTCCCGGCCGTGAACGCCCTCTACACCGGGGACAAGGTCCAGATCATGGGCATCCGGGTCGGTGCGATCGACAAGATCGAACCGACCGGCGACCGGATGAAGGTGACGTTCCACTACCGGAACAAGTACAAGGTGCCGGCCAACGCCTCGGCGGTGGTGCTCAACCCGACACTGGTGGCCTCCCGCAGCATCCAGCTCGAGCCGGCGTACAAGGGCGGTCCGGCACTGGCCAACAATGCGGTGATCCCCATCGAGCGGACCCAGGTGCCGGTGGAGTGGGATGAGTTGCGCAACAGCGTCACCCACATCATCGACAAGTTCGGACCCAGCAAGGAGCAGCCGAAGGGGCCGTTCGGAGACGTCATCGAGGCATTCGCCGACGGCTTGGATGGCAAGGGCCAGCAGATCAACACCACGCTCAACAGCTTGTCGAACGCGTTGAGCACCCTCGACGAGGGGCGTGGCGACTTCTTCTCCGTGCTGAAGAGCCTGGCGACGTTCGTCAATGCGCTCCATCAGGACGACCAGCAGTTCGTCGCGCTGAACAAAGACCTTGAGCAACTGTCGGACAATCTCGTGAGCTCAGATCAGTCCGCCGCCAACGCGATTCGCGATACCGACAGCCTGCTGACCACCGCGCAGAATTTCCTGAACGAGAACCGTGAATCGCTGACTCACGACGTCAACAACCTGGGCGACCTGACTACCGCGATCATGCAACCCGAGCCGCGCGACGGTCTGGAGACCGCCCTGCACATCCTGCCGAACATGGCGGCCAACGTCCTCGCGATCTATGAGCCGGCGCACGGAAGCCTCAGTGGCGTGGCCGCATTCACCAACTTCGCCAACCCGATGGAGTTCATCTGCAGCGTGATCCAGGCCGGCAGCCGGCTCGGCTATCAGGACTCCGCGGAGCTCTGTGCGCAGTACCTCGCACCGATCCTCGATGCGATCAAGTTCAACTACTTTCCGTACGGCATCAACTTGTTCAGCGCGGCGGACACGCTGCCCAAGAACGTCGCATGCTCCGAGCCGCGCCTGCAACCGCCACCGGGCTTCAAGGACACCACGGTCCCCGGTATCTTCTCGCCGGATACCCAATGGTCGCACCGCAATTCGGAGCCGGGGTGGATCGTCGCACCCGGGATGCAGGGTGTGCAGGTTCAGCCCGCCACCAGGAATCTGCTGACGGCCGAGTCGCTAGGGGAGCTGATGGGCGGTCCGGACATCGTTCCGCCGCCGGCCGGGCACACCATGACCGGACCGCCGAACGCCTACGACGAGAACAACCCGCTGCCGCCGCCGTGGTATCCGCAGCCGTTGCCCTCCCCGGGGCCGCCGCCACCGGCCGGTCTGCCGCTCGGCGCAGCGGAGGCGCACCCGTGA
- a CDS encoding MCE family protein produces MLTRFIRAQLIVFGALTLAALIALGWFYLRIPSQLGVGQYRLIAELPASGGLYRTANVTYRGIQIGKVTKVEPTARGVRATLSIDDRYKIPTDASANVHSVSAIGEQYVDLVSTGDPGKYFSPGQTITKGTVPSEIGPALDAANRSLSVLPKHKIASLLDETSLAVGGLGPALQRLVDSTQSIVGDFEANLSDVDDIIQNSAPIIDSQVESGDSIAQWSRNLKVLTAQIADSDPHLQSLLAKGAPTADQVNSVFSDVRESLPQTIANLEVVADMLKRYNAGTEQLLVFLPEVGSVAQTLIASAPGAVLMNLDLSLNNPPPCLTGFLPASEWRSPADTSTAPLPAGTYCKIPQDTQANDVRGARNYPCADVPGKRRATPKECRDNKPYVPLGTNPWYGDPNQIRNCPAPGARCDQPVDPGKVIPAPSVNNGMNPLPADRLPASPPMVSDPLQRPGSGSVQCNGQQPNPCVYTPASPSAIYVPQSGQVVGPDGTTYSLEDSRHTGDNGWKDMLAPAG; encoded by the coding sequence ATGCTGACTCGTTTCATTCGCGCACAGCTGATTGTGTTCGGCGCCTTGACATTAGCGGCACTGATCGCGCTGGGCTGGTTCTATCTGCGCATCCCGAGCCAGCTCGGCGTCGGCCAGTACCGGCTGATCGCGGAGCTGCCGGCCTCGGGTGGCCTCTACCGGACCGCCAACGTGACCTATCGGGGCATCCAGATCGGCAAGGTCACCAAGGTCGAGCCGACGGCGCGCGGGGTGCGGGCGACGCTGAGTATCGACGACCGCTACAAGATCCCGACCGACGCATCCGCCAACGTGCACTCGGTGTCTGCGATAGGCGAGCAGTACGTCGACCTGGTGTCCACCGGGGACCCGGGGAAGTACTTCTCGCCGGGCCAGACCATCACCAAGGGCACGGTGCCCAGCGAGATCGGGCCTGCCCTCGACGCCGCCAACCGTAGCCTGTCGGTGCTACCCAAGCACAAGATCGCCTCGCTGCTCGACGAAACATCCCTGGCCGTAGGCGGATTGGGCCCCGCGCTGCAACGACTCGTCGATTCGACGCAGTCGATCGTCGGCGACTTCGAGGCCAACCTGTCCGACGTCGACGACATCATCCAGAACTCCGCGCCGATCATCGACAGTCAGGTCGAGTCGGGTGACTCGATTGCGCAGTGGTCGCGCAACCTGAAGGTCCTCACCGCGCAGATCGCCGACAGCGATCCACACCTGCAGAGCCTGTTGGCCAAGGGCGCTCCGACCGCCGATCAGGTCAACAGCGTCTTCAGCGATGTCCGAGAGTCGTTGCCGCAGACGATCGCCAACCTCGAAGTCGTCGCCGACATGCTCAAGCGCTACAACGCGGGCACCGAGCAGTTGCTGGTGTTCCTGCCGGAGGTCGGATCCGTGGCGCAGACGCTGATCGCATCGGCGCCCGGCGCGGTGCTGATGAATCTCGACCTGTCGCTGAACAATCCGCCGCCCTGCCTCACCGGCTTCCTGCCGGCCTCGGAATGGCGCTCGCCTGCTGACACCAGCACCGCGCCGCTACCGGCCGGAACGTATTGCAAGATCCCACAGGACACCCAGGCCAATGACGTGCGCGGCGCCCGCAACTATCCCTGCGCCGACGTCCCCGGCAAGCGCCGGGCGACGCCGAAGGAATGCCGCGACAACAAACCGTACGTGCCGCTGGGCACGAACCCCTGGTACGGCGACCCGAACCAGATCCGCAACTGCCCGGCGCCGGGCGCGCGCTGCGATCAGCCCGTCGACCCCGGCAAGGTGATACCCGCGCCGTCGGTCAACAACGGGATGAACCCGCTGCCCGCGGATCGCCTGCCGGCGTCCCCGCCGATGGTCAGCGATCCACTCCAGCGACCCGGCTCGGGTTCGGTGCAATGCAACGGGCAGCAACCCAACCCCTGCGTCTATACGCCGGCCAGCCCCAGCGCGATCTACGTGCCGCAGAGCGGACAGGTCGTCGGCCCCGACGGCACGACCTACTCGCTGGAAGATTCGCGCCACACCGGCGACAACGGCTGGAAGGACATGCTCGCTCCGGCCGGCTGA
- a CDS encoding DUF427 domain-containing protein, translated as MTSRPVLEPTAEHPITITPTGKRVVVRVNGVVVADTHEALQLQESTYPAVQYIPFADVVHDVLTRTNTETYCPFKGDAAYYSVTTDGGTVDDAVWFYEHPYPAVAEIVDHVAFYPDKADITVG; from the coding sequence ATGACCAGCCGACCCGTTCTGGAACCCACCGCCGAGCACCCGATCACGATCACCCCGACCGGGAAGCGCGTCGTAGTACGTGTGAACGGCGTCGTCGTCGCCGACACCCACGAAGCGTTGCAGCTTCAGGAATCGACTTATCCTGCGGTGCAGTACATTCCGTTCGCGGATGTCGTTCACGATGTGCTCACCCGCACCAACACCGAAACCTACTGCCCGTTCAAGGGTGACGCCGCTTACTACAGCGTGACCACCGATGGCGGCACGGTCGACGACGCGGTCTGGTTCTACGAACACCCCTACCCCGCGGTGGCTGAGATCGTCGACCACGTCGCGTTCTACCCCGACAAGGCGGACATCACCGTCGGCTAG
- a CDS encoding nuclear transport factor 2 family protein yields the protein MFLQCLSEGSDVDECFELLSDDFSYWNIATRNSVDKAAWRDEVERRKSRVEVELDFIQCFNDGESVVIEAEAEGETVDGLHYSSPAVFIFHTRDGLISSLREYSDTQLTAHVFGTANA from the coding sequence ATGTTTCTGCAGTGCCTGTCGGAAGGCAGTGATGTCGACGAGTGCTTCGAGCTGCTCAGCGACGACTTCAGCTACTGGAACATCGCGACCCGCAACTCGGTCGACAAGGCCGCCTGGCGCGACGAGGTCGAGCGGCGCAAGAGCCGCGTCGAGGTCGAGCTGGATTTCATCCAGTGCTTCAACGACGGTGAGAGCGTGGTGATCGAGGCGGAAGCCGAGGGCGAAACCGTCGACGGCTTGCACTACAGCAGCCCAGCAGTGTTCATCTTTCACACCCGGGACGGGCTCATCTCATCGCTGCGCGAATACAGCGACACCCAGTTGACCGCCCACGTCTTCGGAACGGCCAACGCCTAG